The segment TGGCCCGCACCGCGAGGGCATCCGTCACGTCCACCGCGTGCACCGTGACCTCGCTCCCTCGCGCGGTCAGCTCGGCCGCGAGCTGCTCCAGGCGATCCTTGCGGCGCGCGCAGAGCGCCACGCGCAGCCCGGCGCCCGCGAAGACACGCGCGGTGGCCGCCCCGATCCCCGATGATGCCCCCGTGACGAGCGCGACGCGCCCGCGGGGGTCACCCACGCGGGCGGCCCAGCATGCAGGAGATCTGGTAGCGGTGCCGCGCCACCCAGGCGTAGAGGCGCGGGGCGAGCAGCTCCATGCCAGGCAAGCGGAAGGCCTGCGCCAGCCAGCGCCAGCCGCGCAGCCGCCGGAGGATCTCGGGGATCGCGGCGTCGCCCGCGAGCACGCGGCCGTCCGGCAGGATGAGCTGCATCGCCTGCAGGCACGTGCCCTCGCCCATCCACGGGTAGCGGGCGCGCCGCTCCGCCGCCTGACAGGGCAGGAACTCGAAATGCCCGGTCACCGCCCGCCGCGAGAGCCACGACACCCCGCCGCGGCAGAGGCCGCACGTGCCGTCGTAGATCAGCACCGCCCGCGCCC is part of the Candidatus Methylomirabilota bacterium genome and harbors:
- a CDS encoding SDR family NAD(P)-dependent oxidoreductase produces the protein MGDPRGRVALVTGASSGIGAATARVFAGAGLRVALCARRKDRLEQLAAELTARGSEVTVHAVDVTDALAVRA
- a CDS encoding DUF393 domain-containing protein yields the protein MTSKLEVPQAAADRARAVLIYDGTCGLCRGGVSWLSRRAVTGHFEFLPCQAAERRARYPWMGEGTCLQAMQLILPDGRVLAGDAAIPEILRRLRGWRWLAQAFRLPGMELLAPRLYAWVARHRYQISCMLGRPRG